In Prochlorococcus marinus CUG1435, the genomic window GGGAATAAACATGAATATTTTCATATTGCCCATTTCTTTTTTAGTTCTAGTTGGTATGAGTAATTCAGTTAATTTAACTGATGGATTAGATGGATTAGCAGCTGGGTGTAGTGGAATTGTTTTTTATGGATTAGGAACAGAAATTTTAATGAAGAATCAACAAGAGCTTATTATTTTCAGTATTTTATGTTATTCAATGTCAGGAATATGTTTAGGATTTCTCAAATACAATAGTTTTCCTGCAAAAATATTTATGGGTGACACAGGATCTTTAAGTATTGGTGCAATTTTAGGCTCTATAGCACTATTAACTAATAGCGTTTTTACCTTATCTATTTTTTCTGGAATCTTCATTGTTGAATCTTTATCAGTAATGATTCAAGTAGGGTTTTTTAAAATTACAAAAAAATTATTTCACAAAGGAAAACGTATTTTTTTAATGGCACCACTACACCACCATTTTGAACTAAAAGGAGTTAAAGAAAAAAAAATAGTTGAAAATTCTTGGAAAATCAACATTTTACTTGTAATTTTAGGTATAGTTTTAAAAGTCAATCTCTAAGAAAATTTGTTATGAGTTTTTTTACATGGAAAGATAACGGATTAACAAGTGACTGTTCAAGCCTTGATGCAATGGCATCTAGATTTGAAGAAACTGCAAACTTGATGAAGAAACTATCTAAAAAAGGATTTAAACTAAAGAAAACAAATAGCAATCAACTAATTCTTCACCCTGACCCTAAAGTATTTGATCAATGGGGTTTTATAAGTGAAGAACTTCCTTTTAAACAACTATGTTTGATATCAGACGAAGAATAACTTTTAAACTTTGATAACTCTTCAGTAAGTATTGATAAATAATTACGTACATGAGTATTCCAACTAAAATGCCTATTTACGCCCTCAATTCCATTTCTGCTCCATAATTTCCACTGATCATTATTAGAAATTCCTTTTTCAAGAATAAGTTTCAATTTATTAATATCATTAACATCTACTAAGAGTCCATTTTCACATTTCGACCGAATTTCCTTAGGACCACCATCGTCTGTTGATATTATTGGCAATCCACATGAAGAAGCTTCAAGAAGTGTTAAACCAAAAGGCTCCGTTAAAGCTGGATTAACAAATACACCTCCCCTGCTCGCAGCCCATCGATATATAGCAGGAATCTGACTTGGAAGATGCTTTTTTGGATAAGCTACCTTTCCGTACAAATTATATTTATCAATCGTTTCGAAAATATTATGAAATACCTCTTTTTGTTGAGGATCAAGTTTTGAAGTGCTATCTCGACAACCTAAAATCAAAATTAAATTAGTCTTCCGTTTTAATTTTTCAGATCTTCCATATGCCTCAATCAAA contains:
- a CDS encoding phospho-N-acetylmuramoyl-pentapeptide-transferase — encoded protein: MIGKIKEFNFKSLLILNTFALIVTSFFFKNFIFIGVYTLFFFISLFTTKNGLKIIKKLNLLQNIRTEGPANHFRKSDTPTMGGVFMIIPLLIFLLIITINLGSLKLFLLLLTIFGFFITGFLDDYISIKNKKNTGLKTKEKFILQSIISIIFISLAYEKDLINPLISVSESWGINMNIFILPISFLVLVGMSNSVNLTDGLDGLAAGCSGIVFYGLGTEILMKNQQELIIFSILCYSMSGICLGFLKYNSFPAKIFMGDTGSLSIGAILGSIALLTNSVFTLSIFSGIFIVESLSVMIQVGFFKITKKLFHKGKRIFLMAPLHHHFELKGVKEKKIVENSWKINILLVILGIVLKVNL